From the genome of Symphalangus syndactylus isolate Jambi chromosome 5, NHGRI_mSymSyn1-v2.1_pri, whole genome shotgun sequence, one region includes:
- the HMGN1 gene encoding non-histone chromosomal protein HMG-14 isoform X1 yields MFEPKSPRRGGARYQWPEGAQVSRRIVGGGPAVTWRASANQRADRTLQLGFKQTTVRPERHWDPAPFAWVWGPARRRKGVGAAGRGRGAGSSDGPPHLFRARAEPRSQWAGAGAGGGPAGGEGEPAAGDAGGAGGGLPIRFHPVLPPPPLWVSAARAAGGVAAARQPSFAKALGAPRPAGTRHAPSPPPGCPRGRSVPPKALPRKSPRGDRRGCQLNLLQKWKRSRKRQQRRKFCFCDRFKNKASRKDKSSDKKVQTKGKRGAKGKQAEVANQETKEDLPAENGETKTEESPASDEAGEKEAKSD; encoded by the exons ATGTTCGAACCCAAATCACCCCGGAGGGGAGGGGCCAGATACCAGTGGCCTGAAGGCGCCCAGGTATCCAGAAGAATTGTGGGTGGGGGACCTGCGGTCACGTGGCGTGCGTCCGCCAATCAGCGCGCAGACCGCACTTTGCAGCTCGGCTTCAAACAAACTACCGTGAGGCCGGAGCGCCACTGGGACCCCGCCCCCTTCGCCTGGGTCTGGGGCCCTGCGAGACGGCGGAAAGGGGTGGGGGCGGCCGGGAGGGGGCGGGGCGCGGGGTCGAGTGACGGCCCGCCTCACCTATTCCGGGCGCGGGCTGAGCCCCGTAGCCAATgggcaggggcgggggcggggggcggccCGGCCGGCGGGGAGGGGGAGCCCGCGGCCGGGGACGCGGGGGGAGCAGGAGGCGGGCTCCCAATCCGGTTCCATCCGGTTCTCCCACCGCCCCCGCTGTGGGTCTCAGCAGCTCGGGCGGCGGGAGGAGTGGCAGCGGCCAGGCAGCCCAGTTTCGCGAAGGCTCTTGGCGCGCCGCGGCCCGCAGGCACCCGGCACGCGCCTTCCCCGCCGCCAGGATGCCCAAGAGGAAG GTCAGTTCCGCCGAAGGCGCTGCCAAGGAAGAG cCCAAGAGGAGATCGGCGCGGTTGTCAGCT AAACCTCCTGCAAAAGTGGAAGCGAAGCCGAAAAAGGCAGCAGCGAAG aaagttctgtttttgtgatcgttttaaaaataaagcttcacGTAAG GATAAATCTTCAGACAAAAAAGTGCAAACAAAAGGGAAAAGGGGAGCAAAGGGAAAACAGGCCGAAGTGGCTAACCAAGAAACTAAAGAAGATTTACCTGCAGAAAACGGGGAAACGAAAACTGAGGAg
- the HMGN1 gene encoding non-histone chromosomal protein HMG-14 isoform X2: protein MGRGGGGGRPGRRGGGARGRGRGGSRRRAPNPVPSGSPTAPAVGLSSSGGGRSGSGQAAQFREGSWRAAARRHPARAFPAARMPKRKVSSAEGAAKEEPKRRSARLSAKPPAKVEAKPKKAAAKDKSSDKKVQTKGKRGAKGKQAEVANQETKEDLPAENGETKTEESPASDEAGEKEAKSD from the exons ATgggcaggggcgggggcggggggcggccCGGCCGGCGGGGAGGGGGAGCCCGCGGCCGGGGACGCGGGGGGAGCAGGAGGCGGGCTCCCAATCCGGTTCCATCCGGTTCTCCCACCGCCCCCGCTGTGGGTCTCAGCAGCTCGGGCGGCGGGAGGAGTGGCAGCGGCCAGGCAGCCCAGTTTCGCGAAGGCTCTTGGCGCGCCGCGGCCCGCAGGCACCCGGCACGCGCCTTCCCCGCCGCCAGGATGCCCAAGAGGAAG GTCAGTTCCGCCGAAGGCGCTGCCAAGGAAGAG cCCAAGAGGAGATCGGCGCGGTTGTCAGCT AAACCTCCTGCAAAAGTGGAAGCGAAGCCGAAAAAGGCAGCAGCGAAG GATAAATCTTCAGACAAAAAAGTGCAAACAAAAGGGAAAAGGGGAGCAAAGGGAAAACAGGCCGAAGTGGCTAACCAAGAAACTAAAGAAGATTTACCTGCAGAAAACGGGGAAACGAAAACTGAGGAg
- the HMGN1 gene encoding non-histone chromosomal protein HMG-14 isoform X3 — protein sequence MGRGGGGGRPGRRGGGARGRGRGGSRRRAPNPVPSGSPTAPAVGLSSSGGGRSGSGQAAQFREGSWRAAARRHPARAFPAARMPKRKVSSAEGAAKEEPKRRSARLSADKSSDKKVQTKGKRGAKGKQAEVANQETKEDLPAENGETKTEESPASDEAGEKEAKSD from the exons ATgggcaggggcgggggcggggggcggccCGGCCGGCGGGGAGGGGGAGCCCGCGGCCGGGGACGCGGGGGGAGCAGGAGGCGGGCTCCCAATCCGGTTCCATCCGGTTCTCCCACCGCCCCCGCTGTGGGTCTCAGCAGCTCGGGCGGCGGGAGGAGTGGCAGCGGCCAGGCAGCCCAGTTTCGCGAAGGCTCTTGGCGCGCCGCGGCCCGCAGGCACCCGGCACGCGCCTTCCCCGCCGCCAGGATGCCCAAGAGGAAG GTCAGTTCCGCCGAAGGCGCTGCCAAGGAAGAG cCCAAGAGGAGATCGGCGCGGTTGTCAGCT GATAAATCTTCAGACAAAAAAGTGCAAACAAAAGGGAAAAGGGGAGCAAAGGGAAAACAGGCCGAAGTGGCTAACCAAGAAACTAAAGAAGATTTACCTGCAGAAAACGGGGAAACGAAAACTGAGGAg